The Pirellulales bacterium genome includes the window TCTCACTACCCCATCTACCGACCGTTCTACGGCGGCCTTGGCTTCGGCTACCCGTATCTCTGGTACGGCACGGGCCGTTACCCGTTCTATCCCCGCTATCGGCGCTATCTCGGCATCTATTCCTACTTGCCTTTCTTGCTCGGCGGGCTGAGCGGCTATGGCGCTTGCGGGTATGCGTCGCCCGGCTTGTACTACGCCTACGGCCTGGGTCTGGGCGGCTACTACGGCAGCTATTACGGTTCGTCTTACGGTCTCTATGGGTCGGGCACTTACAGCCCAACGCAAAGCTACGCCGTTGCGGCGGTCGACACCTCCACCGAAACACCGCCCCCCGAGGCGGCGCCGTCCGACGACACGTCGTCAGAAACGGCTCCGGGCGATGCGGCCGCCGCGGATCGCTACGAATTGGAAGGTGAACAGGCCTTCCGCAGTGGCGATTTCGAAGGCGCTTTGCGCGCCTGGAGGCACGCGCTGGTCGAGGACCAGCGCGATCTCGGGCTAGTCCTGCTGCTCGCGCAGGGGTTGTTCGCGGTAGGCCAATACGACGAAGCCGCAGCCTCCCTGGAATTCGCGTTCGCGCAGATGGACGAGAAGCACTGGGGCGTCGTCGTGGAAAACTACCGCGAGCTCTATGGCAACATCGGCGATTACACCAAGCAACTCCGGGCCCTGGAAAAGGCGTCGAAGGACAAGCCCGGAACGCCGGTCCTGATGCTGCTGCTCGGCTACCACTACGGTTATCTGGGCTATCCGAAGGAAGCGGTGGCCGTGCTGCAAAAGCTGGTCGTCCAGCAACCCGACGATCTCACTGCCCAGAAGCTGTTCGCTCACTTCGGCGGCAAGCTGCACGACAAGCCGGCAACGAACGCGGAGCCTCCGGCACCGCCCGCGACCGCCCCGGCAGAAGCTGCCCCCTCACAGACGACGCCCCCCGAGAACAAAACGCCCGACGCCCAATCGCCGGTGACGGGAGAACAGCCGGCAGACAACACCGGTTCGTCGGTCGACATCTGACGCGCAGTTGCAAGCTAGCGGCGCCACGGCTCAGCCCCGTCGGCGGTCGAGCCGCGCGCTCAGCAGACCAGGTCTTTCACCACCACGCCTTCGACGTCGGTGATCCGCATGTTGCGGCCGCCGTTGAAGTAGGTCAGGCGCTCGTGATCCATGCCCATCAGGTGCAGGATCGTGGCGTGAATGTCGTGGACGTGCACCTTGTTGGCCACGGCGGCAAAGCCGAAGTCATCCGTGGCAC containing:
- a CDS encoding tetratricopeptide repeat protein, translated to MGPSHAYSGGYHGGFSGGGGSIAGPSFHGGNVYHGPSGGGVQGGNFGAFRGGSQHHHLGGSTPGGAGNLGSAFPGGAHYGHRPSTGMPGGSTAPQAFSHRHPVMTSPAGSTAGNQPSAMHHHHGSPGGVAGHAWHHPGSAFTPGQGPGGAGHGPNSHLPGSFVHRHFPAGGTYAHHHHPQSHPPYHSHYPIYRPFYGGLGFGYPYLWYGTGRYPFYPRYRRYLGIYSYLPFLLGGLSGYGACGYASPGLYYAYGLGLGGYYGSYYGSSYGLYGSGTYSPTQSYAVAAVDTSTETPPPEAAPSDDTSSETAPGDAAAADRYELEGEQAFRSGDFEGALRAWRHALVEDQRDLGLVLLLAQGLFAVGQYDEAAASLEFAFAQMDEKHWGVVVENYRELYGNIGDYTKQLRALEKASKDKPGTPVLMLLLGYHYGYLGYPKEAVAVLQKLVVQQPDDLTAQKLFAHFGGKLHDKPATNAEPPAPPATAPAEAAPSQTTPPENKTPDAQSPVTGEQPADNTGSSVDI